AGTGGTACTTGCCTACAGTTAATATTTAGTTTTTTCAGTTATGCGGCATTGGTGATTGTAGTATTTTTACTTCCCTATAGTTCCAAAACCTCGACTGTTTGTTACATAATGGGTTTAACAATCATTCCCTTTGCGCTTTCTAATATAACAGAGGCAATTTTTCAAGCGAAAGAAAAGATGCATCTGATTGCGATCGCTACAGTGCCAGTTTATATTTTACGCCTAATAATCATGATTTGGGCGATGCAACTAAAATATGGAATTGAATATTTGGGGGCGATTCTAGTTTTTTCAGAAACACTAATTTTGGTAATTGAATGGATTTTTATCGCTCGATTAGTAAAAATGCAATGGGAAATTGATAGGAGTTTTGTCTTTAATACAATCAAAAGTGCACGTACATTTTTTGCTATTGAAGCAATAGCTGTAGTAAGTGGCAGAATTCAAATACTAATTCTTTCATTGTTAGGAAATGAGTTTTTAGTAGGTTTATTTGGCGGAATAACACAATTATTACAACCCTTTATGATTATTGCTAACAGTATAGGTTTAGCAATATTTCCAAGACTTTCAAAGGCAGTAGAGCAAGGACGGGAAAAGCAGAGGCAGATAGCTGAAAATATTATCGAAATCCTACTAATCATCGCATTGCCCTTATTTCTTGGAATCTTATTATTTGGCAAAGATCTATTAGTTTTTCTCTATAATGCTAGCTTTGCTGAAGCAAATATAGCTCTTATTATAAGCGCTGCATCACTAGTTTTTTTGCCGTTTACACGCTCACTGACTTATTTACTTGTAGCCAATGGTTTCGAGATAGTGAACCTACGTGAAGTAGTTATTACCACTACATTAGGGAGCTTAGGAGGTGTGGTATTAGTTTCGCACTATAAGTTACTAGGTGCAGCTTTAATGGCATTATTAATGACTATTTCTGGTTTTAGCCAGTATATTTATTTCACCTATACTCGCCTATTTCCATTAAATTTATGGCGAATTATCCGCCGACCATTAATAATAACTGTTTTAATGCTACCTATATTAATATTATTACAAAAGCTTAACTTAGACTTTATATTAACTCTAATTATTGCGACTTGTGCCTATACTTTATTTGTGGCTTATTTAGGTATTCGTGCTTTTGGAGGGTTTCGTTTTTTATGGTTCAAATTATTAAAATCACAGTAATTCGTTTCCGATAAATTCTTATCATTAACTCATAAAAATTGATGAAATAGATGAAAAAAATAATTTAAGGTGAGGGGATAATTTTAATTATGATTAAGGTTGCTTTATTACATTTTGGCTTTGAAGATTACACCATTGAATTAGCAAACAGTCTGGTTAAATATGTTGATTTAACGCTAATTCACCCAGAAAAAGTCTCAAAGGTATGTAGCAATGTTCTTGATTCCAGTATCCGCGTAATTAGCTTTAAAAAACCACGGATTCGCGACCCACGCAACCTATTGTCCATGTACGCGATGATGCGTATTATCAAAGACATACAGCCAGATGTCTTGCACGTGCAAGAAACTAACGATCCTTGGTATGATTGGACTTTGTTACTCAACAAAATGCCGCCATTGGTGACAACTATCCACGATGTATTCCGTCACCCAGGAGATAGCATGGCTGTATTCGGTTCAGAGTATACCAGACGTATTGCCTTCTATCGTTCCCAACAATTGATTGTCCATACTCATCAACTAAAAAAGATTCTAACTGAACAATTTCGTATACCTCAAGAGCGAGTCAATGTTTTGCCACATGGGGAACTTGGTAGTTTGTATCAGCGTCGGGGCAAGGAGAATAGTCAGATTCGTGAGCCAAATACATTACTATTTTTTGGACGCATCTGGCCCTACAAAGGATTGAAATATTTACTTCAGGCTATGCCTTTAATTGCTGAACGGATACCTGAAGTCAAGCTGATTATCGCTGGACGGGGAGAAAACATCAAACAATATTTCCCTAATGGTTATGATGATAAACGCTACGAAATTATCAATGACTTTATTCCCCTTGAAGAAGTAAGTAATCTATTTCAACGCAGTACAGTGACAGTTCTACCATATATAGAAGCCTCTCAAAGTGGTGTAGCAGCTTTATCTTATGGGATGGGAACATTGGTTGTAGCCTCTGAAATAGGAGGATTAAGTGAGATAATTCAGCATAAAAAAGATGGGTTGTTAGTTCCACCTTGTGATGTTCAATCTTTAGCAGATGCCATTATTTATTTGTTAAGCGATCGCGATTTACAAGAACGTATGCAAACTGCGGCATTAGCTCGTTGTCAAGAAGATTTAAATTGGTCAAATATTGCCGCTCAAACAGCTCAAGTTTATTATAAAGAACTGAATATGCAAAATAAATATTAGTTAAACTATTATGAGGAAAATACTAATTTTTGCTGAACAGGGATTCACAATTGCGAGCTTATTGATGTATTCAGGGGCAATCTTTGTTCTTGTACTGTCAGGAGGATCAGGACAGAATGATTTAGTAGAATATGATAGCTCTGTGATACGGATTATTTTTTCTTTAATCTACGCAGTTACCATAGTACTACTAGTTTTGCGTTGGAAGAAAACTCTTTATTTACTTAGTAAAAGCTTTTTGCTTTGTTCTTTAATTCTATTGGCAGCTGTTTCTATTGTTTGGTCTTTTGAACCATCAACAACATTAAAAAATAGTTTTGCCCTCATTAATTCCAGTTTATTTGGACTATATTTTGCTTCACGATATAGCTTAAAACAGCAGTTACATTTACTTGCTTGGAACTTTGCAATTATTATAATACTTAGTTGTTTTTTTGCTATAGCATTGCCTAAGTACGGTATACAAAGCGATTTGGGTAGCTCAAAGTGGCGTGGGGTATTCACGCACAAAAACGGTCTGGGAGCAAGAATGGTAACGAGTAGTATAACTTTTTTTATCCTTGGTTATCAAAATAAAAGACGTAATTGGCTTTTTTTGGGTGGGTTTTGTTTGTCAGTACTACTTTTACTCCTTGCGTCTTCAGGTTCATCTCTAATTAATCTATTAATTCTCATATTGACATTTTTTGCTTTTCAAATTTGGCGCTGGTCATACCAGGTCATGGTACCAACCTTAATAATCATAGCTACTATCAGCCAAAGTTTATATTTTTGGTTGTCTAACGATGCTGATATCCTGTTCAGTGCAATTGGTAAAGATGCGACGCTGACGGGTCGAACAGAGTTGTGGCCATTAGTAATTGATATGATTTGGAAACATCCTTGGCTTGGTTATGGTTATGGTGGATTCTGGCAAGGATGGAGTAGCGAATCTGCCTATGTTTGGCTTGCAGCTGGATGGACGCCAAGCCATCCCCACAATGGCTATCTGGCTCTTTGCCTAGATCTGGGTTTTTTAGGGTTAGGATTATTCTTTTTAGAATTTTGGCGCAGTTATCTGCAAGGATTTGCTTGGGTGCGTAGTAGTAAAACAGCATTCGATATTTGGCCACTTTTACACATGACATTTGTGATCTTATCTAGCCTCACTGAGTCTAATTTGATGGAATCAAATAGTTTGACTTGGATACTCTATGTGGCGGCATCTCTCTCAGTCAGAATGTAAAGATGAAGTAAAAATCAGATGATTAATCAACATAGCTATAACCAGCTATTAACCGCAAATCTGATAGCCATTATGATGTAGACATACATATTTATTGTCCAACCCAGTTTCGCCAAGGATGACTATAGGTTACATAAATAAGGTATATTTTAGACTTGACAAGTGAGTGT
This portion of the Nostoc sp. GT001 genome encodes:
- a CDS encoding glycosyltransferase family 4 protein produces the protein MIKVALLHFGFEDYTIELANSLVKYVDLTLIHPEKVSKVCSNVLDSSIRVISFKKPRIRDPRNLLSMYAMMRIIKDIQPDVLHVQETNDPWYDWTLLLNKMPPLVTTIHDVFRHPGDSMAVFGSEYTRRIAFYRSQQLIVHTHQLKKILTEQFRIPQERVNVLPHGELGSLYQRRGKENSQIREPNTLLFFGRIWPYKGLKYLLQAMPLIAERIPEVKLIIAGRGENIKQYFPNGYDDKRYEIINDFIPLEEVSNLFQRSTVTVLPYIEASQSGVAALSYGMGTLVVASEIGGLSEIIQHKKDGLLVPPCDVQSLADAIIYLLSDRDLQERMQTAALARCQEDLNWSNIAAQTAQVYYKELNMQNKY
- a CDS encoding O-antigen ligase family protein, producing the protein MRKILIFAEQGFTIASLLMYSGAIFVLVLSGGSGQNDLVEYDSSVIRIIFSLIYAVTIVLLVLRWKKTLYLLSKSFLLCSLILLAAVSIVWSFEPSTTLKNSFALINSSLFGLYFASRYSLKQQLHLLAWNFAIIIILSCFFAIALPKYGIQSDLGSSKWRGVFTHKNGLGARMVTSSITFFILGYQNKRRNWLFLGGFCLSVLLLLLASSGSSLINLLILILTFFAFQIWRWSYQVMVPTLIIIATISQSLYFWLSNDADILFSAIGKDATLTGRTELWPLVIDMIWKHPWLGYGYGGFWQGWSSESAYVWLAAGWTPSHPHNGYLALCLDLGFLGLGLFFLEFWRSYLQGFAWVRSSKTAFDIWPLLHMTFVILSSLTESNLMESNSLTWILYVAASLSVRM
- a CDS encoding oligosaccharide flippase family protein, translating into MVEKYKFISNSFSMILNRLAQSVTAFVLTASIARTLGAEALGQYLLAYSYYFIFVGIASQGLKTLFTRELAREPQKTPVYLISGTCLQLIFSFFSYAALVIVVFLLPYSSKTSTVCYIMGLTIIPFALSNITEAIFQAKEKMHLIAIATVPVYILRLIIMIWAMQLKYGIEYLGAILVFSETLILVIEWIFIARLVKMQWEIDRSFVFNTIKSARTFFAIEAIAVVSGRIQILILSLLGNEFLVGLFGGITQLLQPFMIIANSIGLAIFPRLSKAVEQGREKQRQIAENIIEILLIIALPLFLGILLFGKDLLVFLYNASFAEANIALIISAASLVFLPFTRSLTYLLVANGFEIVNLREVVITTTLGSLGGVVLVSHYKLLGAALMALLMTISGFSQYIYFTYTRLFPLNLWRIIRRPLIITVLMLPILILLQKLNLDFILTLIIATCAYTLFVAYLGIRAFGGFRFLWFKLLKSQ